From Pseudobacteriovorax antillogorgiicola, the proteins below share one genomic window:
- a CDS encoding leucine-rich repeat domain-containing protein, which yields MLSLSKHRGTILKASALASMLTACNGQLPEQSRAKNSIPPTAGSALLETGYDTHTEEFRGSCVAANGPLKYAGSQRSEIRFDRSMTLDELKTALEVQISGKLKIPSFDVSGAAKFISDASSTDLSDSMIFSYQVKGKSVIMQRVRLSQEGLAVKGRSEADVRKTCGDEYVSEVQLGAQLFVLVNFEFANREAKSSFEAQIDVNLVDLFSLSGAASTSLDKFKDSISISMSALQIGGNPSRLATILQSNGSSGIPIVNCSITNKEQCLAAMQKIVKYASGEGRGDFIDQIQNLSYNPTDPNGAAFIGYKSKSYYESALYDLYPVEGAVIQRAVADNRASLVTMYEDQAKANKRANALLRMRLSQQERNDIRNIASLTKANLRGITDTAKICYEKPGNCVGAFNKLVVKDFDQRKLQKKFTFFDYCDLPNQSSSVSDTIEAIRVAYDARNASCGDLESDLLNSLELDLSDSDPAVRSLKPLQGLEHLQYLDISKNQVRNISLLSQFKSLRFLNARENSISNIIPVSNLNKLTYLDLAYNRVIDAEPLRNNRTLKTLLIHGNDLFSESPLLDLQGVDTLIISEERTCEEERKYALSKGWVSQSDYELFKTMDFAPNYYNPGDRSSGLDGWLLCPIVFSSFDPGA from the coding sequence ATGTTAAGCCTAAGTAAACACCGCGGAACTATTTTAAAAGCATCCGCACTCGCCTCAATGCTAACGGCATGTAATGGCCAGCTTCCAGAACAAAGTAGAGCGAAGAATTCGATTCCTCCCACTGCTGGATCAGCACTTCTAGAAACGGGATACGATACTCATACAGAGGAGTTTAGGGGGTCATGCGTGGCCGCCAATGGTCCATTAAAGTATGCTGGTAGTCAACGTTCAGAAATTCGCTTTGATCGAAGTATGACACTTGATGAATTAAAGACCGCCTTGGAAGTACAAATCTCTGGAAAGCTAAAAATTCCGTCCTTTGATGTCTCTGGAGCCGCTAAATTTATCAGTGACGCTTCCTCCACTGATCTTTCAGATAGTATGATTTTCTCATATCAGGTGAAGGGAAAAAGCGTCATAATGCAGAGGGTACGCTTGTCCCAAGAAGGCCTAGCTGTGAAAGGTAGATCTGAGGCAGATGTTAGAAAGACTTGTGGTGACGAGTACGTTTCTGAAGTTCAATTAGGTGCTCAGCTTTTTGTACTAGTAAACTTCGAGTTTGCCAATCGCGAGGCGAAGAGTTCATTTGAAGCGCAAATCGATGTCAACTTGGTAGATCTATTCTCACTGAGTGGCGCGGCCAGTACGTCACTAGACAAGTTTAAAGACTCAATTTCGATCTCGATGAGTGCTCTACAGATCGGTGGAAACCCATCACGACTAGCGACTATTCTACAATCGAATGGCAGTAGTGGAATTCCGATAGTTAATTGTTCTATCACAAACAAGGAACAGTGCCTGGCAGCCATGCAGAAAATTGTAAAATATGCATCTGGTGAAGGTCGTGGGGATTTTATTGATCAGATTCAGAACCTTAGCTATAATCCTACTGACCCCAATGGCGCAGCTTTCATTGGCTACAAGTCCAAAAGCTACTATGAGAGTGCTCTTTATGACCTCTACCCTGTAGAAGGGGCTGTAATTCAAAGAGCTGTAGCAGACAATCGTGCTTCTCTCGTCACTATGTACGAGGACCAAGCAAAGGCGAATAAGCGAGCAAACGCACTTCTAAGGATGCGACTATCTCAACAAGAACGTAATGATATTCGGAATATTGCATCACTTACCAAGGCTAATCTTCGTGGTATTACAGATACAGCAAAAATTTGCTATGAAAAACCAGGTAACTGCGTAGGTGCATTTAATAAGCTAGTTGTTAAAGACTTTGATCAAAGAAAACTGCAGAAGAAATTCACTTTCTTCGACTATTGTGATCTTCCCAATCAAAGTAGCTCCGTGTCAGATACTATCGAGGCAATTCGGGTTGCCTATGATGCAAGAAATGCGAGCTGTGGTGACCTTGAGTCTGATCTTTTAAATAGCCTAGAGTTGGATCTAAGTGATAGTGATCCAGCAGTGCGATCCTTGAAACCTCTTCAGGGGCTTGAACATCTGCAATATCTAGATATCTCAAAGAACCAAGTACGTAACATTAGCCTTTTATCCCAATTTAAAAGTCTACGATTCTTGAATGCACGAGAAAACTCTATTAGCAATATCATACCTGTTTCAAATCTAAACAAGTTAACCTATTTAGATTTGGCCTACAATAGAGTGATTGACGCTGAACCGCTAAGGAACAACCGTACCCTCAAGACTCTCCTGATTCACGGCAATGACCTATTCAGCGAGAGCCCTCTTCTAGACTTACAAGGTGTTGACACACTTATCATTTCAGAAGAGAGAACCTGTGAAGAAGAAAGGAAGTACGCGTTATCTAAAGGCTGGGTATCTCAATCCGACTACGAGTTGTTTAAAACAATGGATTTCGCTCCTAATTACTACAATCCAGGGGACCGGAGTAGTGGCCTAGACGGGTGGCTTCTATGCCCAATCGTTTTTTCATCTTTCGATCCAGGTGCATAA
- a CDS encoding S8 family serine peptidase translates to MKNMLKGLCTSLFLIAISFASAYGKNLSGPASVQIGKLQSACQQSGATYDRALQECNCSDNGIFDAEQKKCLSFSATFDNPLAACTEGTSFIDTFFESGIDGVSACLDNFLYIASNPSDVFSGTYFSIYPEISDDEAYKLTNWANSRFGKSYRGFNAKLWSSEYDSELVLRVGRVPERWNSNPSNILSRVLNPLTVGPDPVSGFGGTSYIEYYEPEVGQIDKVLGSEKYSSQELSTLFTKPSQISPALAALRDFTIEQYSNPSTSIDSALFINGKGVLGGFQGFSKPVYRGNYIFIEEKIYSRGSVKRRTHWVLDRKGRTLGGAYLAPSRLPNIYFSLNWKGENELRLSVRAYDRTFKDLVSHTFTAKQAWEMRDKSQSFLDLDSIDTGSGLLLCELADPFSFQYSDLIVGGPYRIDNYNGSHLSGSLYGWSRNTEGDWSNAFGGYAPSNDVPIDFHRPYDHASKVASLIVEENPNVKFLIGGECFHDDHSQLSSMIELGIFSGPAQDLRVKVINASYGTYTGKQACALNTGPLASKIGKVLFVTAAGNFQMENPGNCPQSAPHPNKIVVAAANGADGDNPRLTNYTAYGKDYADIAAKGTHDPTSSKGTSFASPRVAGIASRIAQDFPKLSSADIRLAILASAHIPHDKNFWGDLKSWKPLDVRTGGVLRSDGAYRFAECLFENKEDVEGAFDKAQILTCIERSDAGNSTYARKKYNFLKNRLHLN, encoded by the coding sequence ATGAAAAATATGTTAAAAGGCTTGTGTACCTCCCTCTTTTTAATTGCCATTTCTTTCGCTAGCGCTTATGGCAAAAACCTGTCGGGGCCAGCATCTGTACAGATTGGAAAATTGCAGAGCGCGTGCCAACAGTCTGGTGCAACTTATGACCGTGCCTTGCAAGAGTGTAACTGCTCCGATAACGGAATTTTCGATGCGGAACAAAAAAAGTGTCTGAGTTTTTCTGCTACCTTTGATAACCCCCTCGCAGCTTGTACTGAAGGGACGAGCTTTATTGATACATTCTTCGAGTCAGGAATCGATGGAGTTAGTGCATGCCTCGATAATTTTCTATACATAGCATCAAATCCTAGTGATGTTTTTAGTGGGACCTATTTTTCCATTTATCCAGAGATCAGTGACGATGAAGCATATAAACTCACAAATTGGGCTAACTCTCGTTTCGGTAAGAGCTATAGAGGCTTTAATGCTAAGCTATGGAGTTCAGAGTACGATAGCGAGCTCGTGCTCCGAGTAGGAAGAGTGCCCGAGCGTTGGAATAGTAATCCTTCAAATATTTTATCCCGAGTATTAAACCCTTTGACTGTAGGCCCGGACCCAGTGTCTGGATTTGGTGGTACGTCATATATCGAGTATTATGAACCTGAAGTAGGGCAGATCGACAAGGTATTGGGAAGTGAAAAGTATAGCAGTCAAGAGCTATCGACGCTTTTCACGAAGCCTAGTCAAATAAGTCCCGCTTTGGCGGCATTGCGTGACTTCACCATCGAGCAGTACTCGAATCCATCCACAAGCATAGATAGTGCGTTATTTATCAATGGAAAGGGAGTTTTAGGTGGCTTCCAGGGATTTTCAAAGCCAGTCTATCGGGGTAACTATATATTTATCGAAGAAAAAATATACAGCCGTGGCTCTGTAAAGCGAAGAACCCATTGGGTGCTAGACCGAAAAGGGAGAACCTTAGGGGGAGCCTATTTAGCGCCAAGTCGATTGCCAAATATCTACTTCAGTTTGAATTGGAAAGGCGAGAACGAGCTTCGTTTGAGCGTTCGTGCCTACGATCGTACATTCAAGGATTTAGTAAGTCATACATTCACCGCTAAGCAAGCTTGGGAAATGCGTGATAAGAGTCAATCCTTTTTAGATCTCGACTCAATAGATACTGGCTCAGGACTTCTATTATGTGAGCTAGCGGACCCCTTTTCCTTTCAGTACTCTGACTTGATAGTGGGAGGGCCTTATCGAATAGATAATTATAATGGTTCGCATTTGTCAGGTTCATTGTATGGTTGGTCACGAAATACCGAGGGAGATTGGTCGAATGCGTTTGGTGGTTATGCTCCTAGCAATGATGTCCCCATTGATTTTCATCGGCCATACGATCATGCCAGCAAAGTTGCTAGCCTTATCGTGGAAGAAAATCCGAATGTGAAATTTTTGATTGGTGGTGAATGCTTCCATGATGACCATAGCCAGTTAAGTTCTATGATAGAGTTAGGAATATTTTCTGGCCCAGCTCAAGACCTCAGAGTCAAGGTTATCAATGCCTCTTATGGAACCTATACTGGTAAGCAAGCTTGCGCATTAAATACAGGGCCACTTGCTAGTAAGATTGGTAAAGTTTTATTCGTTACGGCTGCTGGAAACTTTCAGATGGAGAACCCTGGTAACTGCCCTCAATCAGCTCCACACCCCAATAAGATTGTTGTAGCTGCAGCAAACGGTGCAGATGGTGACAACCCAAGACTAACCAACTATACGGCTTATGGGAAAGACTATGCTGATATAGCTGCTAAAGGAACTCACGATCCCACTAGCTCTAAAGGAACGTCCTTTGCGTCACCGCGGGTTGCTGGCATTGCATCCAGAATCGCTCAGGATTTCCCTAAATTAAGCTCCGCGGATATTAGGCTAGCAATACTAGCTTCTGCACATATTCCCCATGACAAAAACTTTTGGGGAGATTTGAAGAGTTGGAAACCCCTCGACGTTCGAACGGGAGGAGTTCTCCGAAGTGATGGTGCGTACAGATTCGCTGAGTGCCTATTTGAGAATAAAGAAGATGTAGAAGGCGCGTTCGACAAAGCTCAAATACTAACTTGCATAGAGAGAAGTGATGCAGGAAACTCAACGTATGCACGTAAAAAGTATAACTTCCTTAAGAATAGGCTACACCTAAACTAA
- a CDS encoding trypsin-like serine protease, whose translation MHKNLLLLISTIIFFSCSDDTAVLKIVGELPIDSSDVAFRSTVPIYYKGKFTCTGVAVADNLILTAAHCLHGRQDLSRITVGMKSNYSIKSIDANYFKNNESPEGLWPIGDIGWIKLEEPLPEAITPIRIAKPRLDDDKEKVSVQLYGYGSTGFSKRDGEVLRYTESEISKIYWGGPFKGTIVVDSPIDSGPCRGDSGGPLIYQQSNSRQVLLGLVSGADSWLTPDVSKVEDPCKSGQASYTMVYNYLDWIEDSSGVALDEVLLDDKLPTQTIVEPDDQFSDWCHHSEITIEQARTVKAVMESLDAESCMAIEDAIIRKNGLLNLAEYSIQDITPLQNLRGIVELDLSNNRIAHIPNLSGSDIRSLEIDSNGLTVVNFNFLPENMKRLDLSDNNIETIKPNDSDSELEWLNMSVNRLQTTIGLARLSSLSTLSLSHNFIDDLSGIEDLSLLKILNLSSNQIEEYSNLTDLREIQILNIYNNPIINFSCPYPEDEEGDVCHY comes from the coding sequence ATGCATAAAAATTTACTCTTATTGATCAGCACGATAATATTCTTCTCATGTAGTGACGACACTGCAGTATTGAAAATAGTTGGTGAATTGCCAATAGACTCATCCGACGTTGCATTTCGTTCCACGGTCCCTATCTACTATAAAGGGAAGTTCACTTGTACGGGAGTTGCCGTTGCTGACAATCTCATTCTCACAGCGGCTCACTGTTTACATGGAAGGCAAGATCTTTCTCGAATTACTGTAGGCATGAAATCGAACTATAGTATCAAGTCGATTGATGCTAACTACTTTAAGAACAATGAGAGCCCAGAAGGACTTTGGCCAATTGGAGATATTGGATGGATCAAGTTGGAAGAACCTCTTCCTGAAGCAATAACACCAATAAGAATAGCAAAACCAAGGTTGGATGACGATAAAGAAAAAGTTTCCGTACAGTTATACGGCTATGGATCTACTGGTTTTAGCAAGCGAGATGGCGAAGTCCTAAGGTACACCGAGAGTGAGATATCTAAAATTTATTGGGGTGGGCCATTTAAGGGCACCATCGTAGTAGATTCACCAATCGATAGTGGGCCATGTCGGGGAGACTCTGGTGGACCTTTGATTTATCAACAAAGCAATTCAAGGCAAGTCCTCCTTGGCTTGGTAAGCGGCGCGGATTCTTGGCTTACTCCTGATGTCTCAAAAGTCGAGGACCCATGCAAATCCGGTCAAGCGTCGTATACAATGGTGTATAACTATCTTGATTGGATTGAAGACAGTTCTGGGGTTGCACTCGACGAAGTCCTATTAGATGATAAATTGCCTACTCAAACCATAGTTGAACCTGATGACCAATTTTCGGATTGGTGTCATCATTCAGAAATTACGATAGAACAAGCGAGAACTGTCAAAGCAGTGATGGAGTCATTGGATGCAGAGTCTTGTATGGCGATCGAGGATGCTATCATTAGAAAGAATGGTCTACTCAACCTAGCAGAGTACTCTATTCAAGATATTACTCCCCTTCAAAATCTACGTGGAATTGTCGAATTAGACCTTTCAAACAACAGAATTGCACACATTCCTAATCTATCTGGAAGTGATATTAGATCACTAGAAATTGATAGTAATGGATTAACAGTTGTTAACTTCAATTTTCTACCAGAAAACATGAAGCGTCTAGACTTGTCCGATAATAATATTGAAACGATTAAGCCTAACGATAGTGATTCCGAGTTAGAGTGGCTTAATATGAGTGTAAATCGACTTCAGACCACCATTGGTCTAGCGCGTTTGAGTTCTCTATCAACTCTATCCCTCAGTCATAACTTCATCGATGATCTATCTGGAATTGAAGATCTCAGCCTTCTAAAGATACTCAACCTTAGCTCAAATCAGATTGAAGAGTATTCCAACTTAACCGATTTGAGGGAAATTCAAATCCTCAATATCTATAATAACCCCATTATTAACTTTTCCTGTCCATACCCTGAAGACGAAGAGGGTGATGTTTGTCATTATTAA
- a CDS encoding leucine-rich repeat domain-containing protein, which produces MNNYDLKEQLNLQDEHPKFDPYGVYEKLLNHDSESNLSLVLNYGVIVENIRSYQQSSQLLDIGFRANSQGNFRKVCGDMYIDEIQWGGLVVMSVMFSFRSPRFKNIFSKSALLDLAGIEDLPDKIEFALTEFDDEVAVSLQTLQIGGDVHKFTTSIGNNRLVCSGRNTNECRSSIIAFREYISKSGGFRDQFPFGGVTKIPAELVPVSFKLKSYEAETLNISISNVSEVDKSAKSLLINERDSNRNTISHLSSVKKVVRSLQELRRLNSLVADLKFNMQLVNNAITRCRNKISTCHREYNLYQNQKKEILESQMAPRLDFLDHCLIGGYTEEDRLTLDAIFHRIELNQCSDLYDDITSRSVLNLNGKNILSISPLRGLTNLIALDLSKNRVSDISAISTLSNLRFLDLSFNNVSVIEPLLVLNPFQVLAIRDNFLTNPDILLSRADTFIKDDKGACELAIKESISKGLVDTELAESFEEIGFAPLFSSNSPLAVNAWLKCEIVNGEIRVLKLYGF; this is translated from the coding sequence ATGAACAATTATGATCTTAAGGAACAGCTCAATCTACAAGACGAACATCCAAAGTTTGATCCATATGGAGTATATGAAAAACTTCTGAACCATGACTCAGAGTCAAACTTGAGCTTGGTTCTCAACTATGGTGTCATTGTTGAGAATATAAGGTCCTATCAACAATCTTCTCAACTGCTAGATATTGGATTTCGTGCCAACTCGCAAGGAAACTTTCGAAAGGTCTGTGGGGATATGTACATTGACGAGATTCAATGGGGTGGTCTAGTCGTTATGTCAGTGATGTTCTCTTTCCGGTCGCCGAGGTTTAAAAATATATTTTCTAAATCCGCTCTTTTAGATCTCGCTGGAATAGAAGACTTACCAGATAAAATCGAATTTGCTCTAACCGAGTTCGATGATGAAGTGGCAGTTAGCTTACAGACTCTACAAATTGGGGGTGATGTTCATAAGTTCACAACTAGTATCGGAAACAATAGGTTGGTTTGCTCCGGGAGAAATACTAATGAGTGCAGATCTTCCATTATAGCTTTCAGAGAATATATTTCAAAGAGTGGGGGCTTCAGAGATCAGTTCCCATTTGGAGGCGTTACTAAAATACCAGCCGAGCTAGTTCCCGTATCTTTTAAACTAAAATCTTATGAAGCTGAGACATTGAACATTTCCATCTCTAATGTTAGCGAAGTCGATAAAAGTGCTAAGAGCTTGTTGATCAATGAGAGAGATTCGAATAGAAATACGATTTCTCATCTTAGTAGCGTCAAGAAAGTTGTTAGATCTTTACAAGAGTTGAGAAGACTTAATTCATTAGTTGCAGATCTGAAATTCAACATGCAACTAGTAAATAATGCTATTACTAGGTGTAGGAATAAAATATCAACATGTCATAGAGAGTACAATCTATACCAAAATCAGAAAAAAGAAATTTTAGAGTCTCAAATGGCTCCTCGCCTTGACTTTCTTGATCACTGCCTCATTGGAGGCTACACTGAAGAAGATAGGCTCACGCTAGACGCTATATTTCATCGAATTGAATTAAATCAATGTTCCGATTTATATGACGATATCACTTCGAGATCGGTTTTGAATCTCAATGGTAAGAACATTTTGTCTATTTCTCCATTGAGAGGCCTCACTAATTTGATTGCACTCGATCTAAGTAAAAACAGGGTAAGTGACATCTCTGCAATATCAACTCTTTCCAACCTACGATTCCTAGATCTCAGTTTCAATAACGTTTCGGTAATTGAGCCTCTATTAGTTTTGAATCCATTCCAAGTACTAGCCATAAGAGATAATTTCCTTACAAACCCCGATATACTACTCTCGAGGGCAGATACTTTTATTAAGGATGACAAAGGGGCGTGCGAATTAGCTATTAAAGAATCAATTAGTAAAGGACTGGTTGATACCGAACTAGCTGAGTCCTTCGAAGAAATTGGTTTTGCACCTCTGTTTTCTAGCAACTCTCCTCTAGCTGTCAACGCTTGGCTAAAGTGCGAAATAGTAAATGGTGAAATCAGAGTATTAAAACTCTATGGCTTCTAA
- a CDS encoding leucine-rich repeat domain-containing protein has product MPRLRINLILSILIFLGLDVRASTIPNIAKQQKIGAGFDINNQSFRSPCLEGDVEYTGTQSSTLNLDYTVDEETVESQLRSSISGKVNLFVASAKASLEISKFLTKSDYSQNLIYSHRIVGKTASIRNIRLTGDGLKASESNDENYKRLKCGQEFINQINLGASLYIAVRLNFESKEMKERWKAKVKFKVLGFKKTKSFRGSSGYENSSTSVSFHAVQIGGDPSRLNKVLASINRTNCTLKEIEQCHDAVDKLLDYATSEDGFRSQLNQLEYSHTDYYPAISYETIPYNQTEFKNLSTAAFSPFSVHVRNVQENISNDYSDMSELYQRSVYLLNSNRLLPEERSLFKKIRSDTRENITRLLRVRDTCLKKSEQICLAENFNLNLITIDRDKLFIPERLLDRCERAALDDPSDSDAIIIKHIYDNYPIDSCIELERKRDLITRVKIVDSNLISISILKFLPNIESLSLQNNMIGIIGPIRYLTRLRFLNISSNSVNDLNSLRFRTKLKRLNISSNSIDTLRPIRDLPLDRLYTYGNPITDYSVIERNRTRYTHLILTSEQACNDELRQSVALGLISNGDRDFYVSMGFGPTYVDPSDRRLGIEGFFYCDIASTTYRYMWDL; this is encoded by the coding sequence GTGCCGAGATTAAGAATCAATTTGATACTATCTATACTTATTTTTCTAGGATTAGATGTTCGGGCATCTACCATACCCAATATTGCTAAGCAGCAGAAAATAGGGGCAGGTTTTGACATCAATAACCAATCGTTTAGAAGCCCCTGTCTTGAAGGTGATGTTGAGTACACTGGAACACAGTCATCTACCTTAAACCTAGACTACACGGTTGACGAGGAAACTGTCGAAAGTCAACTACGCTCGAGTATCAGTGGCAAGGTAAATCTATTTGTCGCCTCCGCCAAGGCCTCGCTAGAAATCTCAAAATTTCTCACGAAAAGTGACTACTCTCAAAACTTAATATACTCACATAGAATAGTTGGAAAGACTGCTTCAATAAGGAATATCAGATTAACCGGAGACGGCTTGAAAGCTTCTGAGTCTAATGATGAAAATTATAAGAGGCTTAAATGTGGTCAAGAATTCATAAATCAAATCAATCTTGGTGCTTCTCTGTACATAGCTGTACGTCTAAATTTCGAAAGTAAGGAGATGAAAGAGAGATGGAAAGCAAAGGTAAAATTTAAGGTTCTTGGGTTCAAAAAAACAAAATCATTCCGAGGATCATCTGGCTACGAAAACTCCTCAACTTCGGTTAGCTTTCATGCTGTGCAAATTGGTGGTGATCCATCTAGGCTTAACAAAGTTCTCGCATCGATCAACAGGACTAACTGTACTCTTAAAGAAATAGAGCAATGCCACGACGCTGTAGATAAGCTTCTTGATTATGCAACGTCAGAAGACGGATTTAGGTCTCAGTTAAATCAGCTCGAGTACAGCCATACAGATTACTATCCGGCTATTTCCTATGAAACTATTCCATATAATCAAACAGAGTTCAAAAACCTGAGTACTGCGGCTTTCAGTCCATTTAGTGTTCACGTTCGCAATGTGCAAGAAAATATTTCTAATGACTATTCTGATATGTCGGAACTTTACCAGCGTTCCGTTTACCTCTTGAACAGCAACCGATTACTACCTGAAGAACGATCCTTATTCAAGAAGATACGGAGTGACACCCGCGAAAATATAACTAGACTTCTCAGAGTTCGTGATACCTGCCTAAAGAAATCGGAACAAATTTGCCTTGCAGAAAACTTTAACCTTAATCTTATTACCATTGACCGTGATAAACTCTTCATTCCGGAAAGACTGCTCGATCGATGTGAACGAGCTGCCCTTGATGATCCTAGTGACAGTGATGCTATTATCATCAAACATATCTATGACAACTACCCTATCGATAGCTGTATCGAACTTGAAAGAAAGCGCGATTTGATAACTAGAGTCAAGATTGTAGATAGCAACTTAATTAGCATAAGTATCCTTAAGTTTCTTCCGAACATTGAAAGTCTTTCCTTGCAAAATAACATGATCGGTATCATTGGACCGATCAGGTATCTAACGCGTCTAAGATTCCTTAATATTTCAAGTAACTCTGTAAACGACCTAAACTCCCTTCGGTTTCGCACTAAATTAAAGCGACTCAATATATCTAGCAACTCAATAGATACTTTGCGGCCAATCAGGGATCTACCTCTCGATAGACTCTATACTTATGGAAATCCCATAACCGACTATTCGGTAATAGAGAGGAATAGAACTAGATACACCCATCTCATCCTTACGAGTGAACAAGCCTGTAATGATGAACTAAGACAGTCGGTTGCATTGGGTTTGATAAGTAACGGTGACCGTGACTTCTATGTAAGTATGGGCTTCGGTCCGACCTATGTGGACCCATCCGATAGAAGGCTAGGAATTGAGGGGTTCTTTTATTGTGACATTGCATCGACGACTTACAGATATATGTGGGATCTATGA